GGTGTCGACCTTGGCGTGCACGATGTCGGGATGTTTCTCCGACGAGGCCTGGAAAGTGGGGCCGAACTGGCGGCACGGACCACACCAGGACGCCCAGAAGTCGACGAGCACGATGTCGTTGCCCTCGATGGTTTCGTTGAACTTCTCAGCGGTGAGATCAAGTGTTGTCACATTTGCCGTAACGCCCGGCGCCGACGTGGTGTTCCCGCCCCGCGACACCGCCCCCGCTCTGGTTACGGTTGCGTACGTTTTCCCGCGTCCGACAGACTGTGCCTGACCATCCGCCGCCTCAATGAACCAGTGAGGGAATCGCGTTGGGCCACTACATCGCAAACGTCCGTGATCTCGAGTTCAACCTCTTCGAAGTCCTCGACATCGGCGCCGTCCTGGGCACCGGGGACTACAGCGAACTCGACGAGGAGACGGTCCGCACGATCTTGGCCGAGGCCGCCCGCCTCGCCGAGGGCCCGGTCGCCGAATCCTTCGCCTTCGCCGACCGCAATCCACCGGAATTCGACCCGGCCGAGCACACCATCAGCGTGCCCGACGAGCTGGCCAAGACGGTGCAGGCCATCAAGGATGCCGGGTGGTGGCGGCTGATGCTGGCCGAGGAGATCGGCGGCATGGCGGCTCCCCCGCCGCTGGCGTGGGGGGTCAACGAAATGATCATCTGCGCCAACCCGTCGGCGAACTTCTTCTGCCTCGGCCCCTTGATGGCCCAGGCCCTCTACATCGAGGGCAACGAGCAGCAGCGGCACTGGGCCGCCGAGGGCGTCGAGCGCGGCTGGGCGGCCACCATGGTGCTCACCGAACCCGACGCGGGTTCCGACGTCGGCGCCGGACGCGCCAAGGCGTTCGAACAACCCGACGGCACCTGGCACATCGAGGGCGTCAAGCGATTCATCTCCGGCGGCGACGTGGGCGACACCGCCGAGAACATCTTCCACCTGGTGCTGGCCCGCCCCGAGGGCGCGGGGCCGGGCACCAAGGGCCTGAGCCTGTTCTATGTGCCCAACTATCTGTTTGACCCGGACACCTTGGAACTCGGTTCGCGCAACGGGGTTTTCGTCACCGGCCTGGAACACAAGATGGGCATCAAGTCCTCCCCCACGTGCGAATTGACCTTCGGCGCAACGGATGTGCCCGCCGTCGGTTACCTGGTCGGCGACGTGCACCGGGGTATCGCGCAGATGTTCACCGTGATCGAGCACGCGCGCATGACGATCGGCGTCAAGGCCGCCGGCACGCTGTCCACCGGTTACCTGAACGCGCTGGCCTTCGCCAAAGAGCGGGTGCAAGGCGCGGACCTGACGCAGATGTCCGACAAGACCGCGCCGCGGGTCACCATCATCCACCACCCCGACGTGCGCCGCAGTCTGATGACCCAGAAGGCCTACGCCGAGGGGCTGCGGGCGCTCTACATGTATGCCGCCGCGCACCAGGATGACGCGGTGGCCCAACGTGTTTCGGGCGCCGATCACGACATGGCGCACCGGATCGACGACCTGCTGCTGCCCATTGTCAAGGGGGTGAGCTCGGAGCGGGCCTACGAGGTGCTGACCGAGTCGCTGCAAACGCTGGGCGGTTCGGGGTTCCTGGCCGACTATCCGCTCGAGCAGTACATCCGCGATTCCAAGATCGACTCGCTCTACGAGGGCACCACGGCCATCCAGGCGCTCGACTTCTTCTTCCGCAAGATCGTGCGCGATCGGGGCGAGGCCCTGCAGTTTTTGACGACTCAGATCGTGGCGTCCATCGACGACTGCGACGAGGCCCTCAAGCCGGTGGCCCAAATGCTGCAGACCGCCTACGACGACGTGACGGCGATGACGGGTGCATTGACCGGGTACCTGATGTCGGCCGCCCAAGAGCCCACCGACATCTACAAGGTGGGGCTGGCGTCGGTGCGGTTCCTGCTTGCGGTGGGTGATCTGCTGATCGGCTGGAGATTGCTGGTGCAGGCCGGCGTCGCGCACCGCGCGCTGGCCGACGGCGCGGCGGGACACGACGAACCGTTCTATCAGGGCAAAGTCGCGACCGCGACGTTCTTCGCCAAGAACATGTTGCCGAGGCTGACGGCCCTGCGCGCCGTCGTCGAGGCCATCGACGACGAGATCATGAAGGTGCCCGAAGAGGCCTTCTGACGGCTCACAGGTTAGGCACAGCTCGAGTGGGTAAACCATGACGTTCGCTCTCACCGACGAATGGAGAAACGTTGATGTCTGCCAGCTGTGCCGTGCCCCGGCTCACGCGCTTCGCGGTATTCGCGGTCGCGGGGGCCACCGCCCTGTCCCTGTCCGCCTGCGGCTCTTCGAATAAATCCAGCTCCACCTCGACCTCAACCTCGACGTCGACGTCGACCGTGACCTCGGCGGCGCCCTCGTCCACACCGAACGCCGAAGCTAAGGTCCACGGCCTGATCGCGTCGGTGGCGGGCAACTCGATCCAGGTCACCAAGGAAGACAACGCCACCGCCGCGGTGAACTTCACCTCGACCACGAAGATCACCGAGGCCGTTCCGGCAGGCTTGCCCGACGTCACCCAGGGCAGCTGCGTCAGCGTGAAGCCCACCGAGGGATCGGCGCCCGGGCAGCCGGTCACGGCCGCGAAGGTCAAGATCAGCGAGTCCGTCAACGGCGTCTGCCCCAAACCGCACGAGTCGGCCCCCGGCGGGTCCAGCAGCACGCCGCCGCCCGGTTCGCCGTCGCCGGCGCCCGCCAAGCCGGCCTGGGTGCGGGGTTCGGTGGCGTCGGTTTCGGGCAACACCATCAACCTGACCGGCACGGATGCCAGTGGGAACACGACGCAATCCACGGTGACGGTCGACGACAAGACCAAGTACACCAAGCAGACGACCGCGAACACCGAGGCGATCGCGCCGGGCAAATGCCTGTCCGCGCGCGGAACCATGGAGAACGGCGGCGCGCTGCAGGCGACGAGCATCAAGCTACGACAAGCCGTCGACGGCAAATGCGGCAAGCCCAAGCAGCCCGGCCAGGGTGGCTGACCCCGGCCCGAGCCAGCTGAGATTGCCGTCACCCCCGGCGGGCGCGGAGAAGAAAACCGCGGCCGCCGGGGGTGATTGGCCACGACGGCGCAACATGTGATGGAGAAGAGTCTGTGCGTGCCGCTTCACTGAAACCCCGGCCGACGCAGATCGCGATCGGCGCGGTGATCGCTTTCATCGCGTTGTGCGTGGCCATGTGCGACTCCCCGCGCGACACGTCGGGCAGCAGCGCCCCACCCACCGTCACGGCCGTCCCGCCCAGCGCCGCACCGAGCGCGGTGCCGCCGCCGGCGCCACCCCCTCAGCCGCCGGTCGGCAAGGATTACGTCGAGGGCATGGTCCAATCGGTGACGGGTGGCACGATCGCACTGCGGACGCGAACCGGCTCCGCGACTGTGGATTACACGCCCGAGACGCGGGTCGTGCAGGTCACCCCGGCGAAGCTGGCCGATGTGACACCCGGCAGCTGCGTGAACGTGCGCGCCACCCCCCAGAGCGCGCCTACCCCCGGGGCGATCACCGCCCAATCGGTGACGGTCACCGCGTCCGCGGAGGGCAAGTGCCCGCCGCCGGCCGGGTTCTACGGGACGGTTGCGTCGGTGTCGGGCAACACCATCGCCGTCACCGGCCTGGGTCCCGGCGGCCCGGGCGCCCCCACCACCGTGACCGTCACTGACTCGACCTCATATCTTCGGCAGACGCCGTCGGATGCCCAGGCGATCACCAATGGTAAATGCCTGGGGGCCAACGGAACTCAAGACGGCGGCGTGCTGCACGCGGCGATGATCAGCTTGGAGACGTGCCCGCCCATGGGGCACCCGCACCACCATCTGCATCTGCCCCACCTGCCGCACATCCACCTTTAGCGGCGATAGCCAGCGCGGCGCAGCCGGTCAACCGGTGACGCGCAGTCCCTTTCGCGCCTCGAGTTCCTCTTCGGTAACCCATTCACGCAATGGTTTACCGGGCGCACACAGCAGGGTGAGGACGAAGCTACACGGAATGTCGGTGCGGTTGTTCGCGTCCTGATAGTGGATCACATCGCCGCCGGGCCCCCAGAACGCGTCCCCTGCACGGAGGACGCGGGGTGCTTCACCCTCGAGCTCGAACACCATCTCACCGGCGAGCATGTACCCGAATCCCGGACCGCCGGGAAGGCGATGCGGTGGGTATCCGTGGGTGTCCGGCGGATGGTTGATGAGGACGGTCATCACCTGGGCACCGGCAGGAATCGACGGCGACCGCACTTCCTGCAGCACTTTTATCGTTGATTTCGGTTCGGAGTCGCCTGTACCCAACAACATTCGCTATCCCAGCTTCGGGGTTACGACGCGGGACGCGCGTCGATCCAGTCGGAGTAACGAGTGCTGAAGATGGTGGCGTTCTCGTCGGGCGCGAGGGTGCCATCGTCGATCACCGCGCCGAAGTACGGCGCCCGGGCGTCGGTCACCACCCGACGATGATCACCGCTGGCGGCAAGGCCCGCGCGGACAAAGTCGTCCATTCCCATTGCTTCGGGCCCGGCGATCTCCGTCACTCCGTTGCTCGGGGCCCCGACCGCCGCGCGGGCCACGGCGGTGGCGACGTCGTCGGCGGCGATGGGACGGAACAACGCGTGCGGCAACCTCACAACTTCCCCGTCCGTGGCGGAATCGCCCAGGCCAAGCGCGAATTCGTAAAAGGGCGTTGCCCGCACGATCGAATAAGGCCGGCCCGAAGCCTTGATCAGGTTTTCCTGAGCTGCTTTCGCGGTGTTGTAGCCGCTGTCCGGCATGCTCTGCGCGCCCACCACGGACAACGCGACATGATGTTTGACTCCCGCTTCCTGTTCAGCGGAGAGAAGATTCGCGGTCGCGGTCGTGAAGAAGTGCATCACCGGTTCATCGTCGAACACCGGCGAATCGGCGACGTCGACCAGGACGTCGGCGCCGGCGACGGCGTTGGCGAGGCCTTCACCGGTGAGTGCATCAACACCTGATCGGCGTGAGGCGATGACCACGTCGTGTCCTAGCGCGCCGAGCTTGCTCACCACTTTCGAGCCGATAAGCCCACGGCCGCCGATGACCACGATCTTCATAATGAACCTTTCAAGGTTGCGCTTGACCGAATCGGTCTAGTTGCTGCCGAATCCGGCGATGGCGACGACCTCGATCTCGACGCGCTGGCCGGGCAGTGCGAGGGCCTCGACGCCCAGCGCGGTCCACAGCGGCTGCCGTTCACCGAGCCGCTTGCGGAACTGGTCCACCATCAACGACATGTGTTGACTGCCAATGGAATCGTCGGCGGTGGGGACATGGTACGAGTGTACGTTCACCACGTCGCCCCAGGTGGCGCCCGCCTCAGCGAGGGTTTTTTCGATGTTGTCGCACGCCTTGTCGATCTCGTCCTCTAGGGAGGTGACCGACAACGCGAAATTCGCATCCCAGCCGCCCTGGCCGGAGATCTCGATGCGATCGCCGATGCGCAGAGCTTGGCGGTAGTGGTTGCGGGTGCGGGCAATCTCGCCGTACCCGGGCGTATCGAAGAATTCGGGTTTGGACATGCGGGGGTTCCCTCTCATCAAATGGGCTCACCGGGGAATTTCACGCCGAAGCGTTTGCAGAGTTCGGGCACACTGTCGACATCCATCTCCAGCTCGTAGCGTGCACAGAGTTCGTCTAGGCTCTCCGTCGATATCTTGTCCACACCGCCGAGGTCGGTGAGCTCGTCGAAGAACTGCTCAAATCCTGCGGGGGAAATGATCTCGAGGATGCGGGCAGGCTCGTCGCCCGCATTCCAGAACGTATGCCATTGGCCCCGCGGCTTGAAGATGAAGTCGGCGGGCCCGCCATAGAGCACTTCATCGCCGAGCAAAGCGCCTACACGGCCCTCGATGATCCAGCTGTACTCATCTTCGTTGTGGTGACGATGAAGCGGTGCGCCCAGCGCTCGCGGTGACATCGGATGCTCGAGAACCGAGAACCGCCCTTCCGCATCAAGCTTGTCGAGGATGTGCCGGACACCGATCGTGCCCTGAAACACCGACTTGCCTTCGCTGCGCCCCACAGACCTAGCGGGTGGCCCGCCCGGCCTCAAGATGTCAGTTGCCACGGCCGTTTCTCCTTCCCAACTCTTCCCGTCGTCACCGAAACAACGATCACCTTGTGGCCTCACAATGCATGATCGAGGTCAGCTCCAGGTTTTCCGTGACGGCTCATCGCCGTCCTCGGTATCGACGGCGCTTAACAAGCTCGGCTCGGACGCCCCCAAATCGGGGACCATCCTGCCCGGTCCTGCTCTCAGTGAAACTGCAACCCCGCCGGGTGAGCTGTCATCACCCCGACCACCAATTCACCCGGGTGAGTAGCGCTCGCCGAGAACCGAGCGTGGATGGATGAGCCTGCGTTCGCGGGCATCGGCTGGTCGCGGGACAGGTCGAACGCGTCCGCACTATGACTGTGGACTTGCCTCCCATGCCGGGGCATCCTATCTTCCGAAACTCAACGCACACAGCAGGATACGCTGACTAACGCGGCACCTACACCGATGTCGTCGCCGTATCCGGTGCCAGTACACGGATTTTCGTCTCCGCAATCCCCATCTCGGCGAAGACGACGCCCGCATCCCAGACGATCACCCCATGGGCCACGACGGTCAGTCATCCACTCACCCGGGTGAATATGCGCCGAAGGTGACGACATTTCACCCGGTCCGGCGGCATAGTTGGTGGCCGAAGCGTCGTCGACTCCGTCTGCATCACTCGCGAAAACCGTGGCCGGACCACAACCATTGCCGACGACCGGAGGGCCAGCCCGCGATCACCTTCGGGGCACCACGCAGCCGCTGAACCGGGAGGGCAAGAAGTGATATCACATAATTCGCACGGGACGGTGGCCTCTGTGGTGATCGTGGGAAGCGGTTTCACCGGATTCACCTGCGCCCGCCATCTGGCCCAGATCCTGCGCCGGCGGCACGCTCGCGTGAACATCACCATCATTTCTCCGGTCGACTACATGCTCTACACACCGTTGCTGCCCGACGTGGCGGGCGGAGTGCTCGATGCCCGCTTTGTCGCTGTGCCCCTGGCCAATTCGTTGCGGGGCGTGCACGCGGTGCGCGGCCGCGTCGACGGCGTCAACTTTCAGCAACAGACGCTGACGTATTGCGATCCCGAAGAACGCAGCCATTCGATGTCCTGGGACCGGCTGGTGCTCACACCGGGTTCGGTGACGCGCCTGTTCGACGTCCCCGGGCTCGCGAAGCATGCGCGCGGGCTGAAGACCACCGCCGAGGCCCTCTACCTGCGCGACCACTTCGTCGAACAGCTGGAGCTGGCCAACATCGAAGACGACCCCCGCGTGGCCGCGGCCCGGCGCACCGTCGTGGTGGTCGGCGCCTCGTATTCGGGCACCGAACTGGTGGTGCAGCTGCGGGCCCTGGCCGACGCGGCGGCCAAACAGATGGACTTCAACCCCGCCGAAGTGCGCTTCCTGCTTCTCGACCTGGCCGAGCAGGTGATGCCCGAAGTGGGCAAGAAACTCGGCGAGGCGGCGATGAAGGTGTTGCGGCGCCGCGGTATCGACGTCCGACTCGGCATCACGCTCAAGGAAGCCCACGCGGATCACGTTGTCCTCAGCGATGATTCGCGTGTCGACACCCGCACGATCGCCTGGGTGACGGGCGTGACCGGCGCGCCCCTGGTCGAACACCTGGGATTGCCGACCGAGAAGGGCCGGATCACGGTGCAACCCGATCTACAGGTGCCCGATCACCCCGACGTGTTCGCCGCCGGCGACGCGGCCGCAGTACCCGACCTGACCCAGCCCGGCAAGATCACGCCGCCGACCGCCCAGCACGCCACCCGGCAGGGCAAAGCCCTGGCCCGCAACGTCGCCGCCAGCCTCGGCTACGGCAACCCCAAGCAATACAAGCACCGCAACCTGGGCTTGGTGGTCGATCTGGGACCGCGCTACGCGGTGGCCAACCCGCTCAACATCCACCTGTCCGGGCTGCCGGCCAAGCTGGTGACCAGGTCTTACCACCTGTACGCGATTCCCCGCGGCGTCAACCGCTGGGCGGTCTCGCTGGCCTACCTGACCGACCTGCTGTTCACCCGCTCCGTGGTCTCCATCGGGCTGTCCTCCGAGGACGACGCCGAATTCACGGCCAGCGAGGGCATCCCGATGCCCAAGACCGGCTGACGGGCGACCGGCTACAGCACAGGGCCCGACCGGGCCCCGGGCGATTAGGGGCTGTCCGGAGCGGGCCGCGACACCGGGCGGAGCAATCCCTGATATTGGTCGGCCACCAGATCCCGGTATTCGGGATGGCGCAGGATGTAGTCGGCCGTGATCTTGCACCGTGGAATGACCGTATGTCCGGCCCCGCGGATCAGGGTGAGCACACCATTGATCATTGCCGAGGAGACACCCCGATCACGCCATTGCGCATCGACTTCGGTGGCCATCAACACGATGTGCGCGCGGTAGCGGCGGTAGGGCTGCCGACCGATCACCTGGCCGTCGACAGCGGCCTCGAACCGATTGTCTTGGGCGTTGTCGGTGATGATTGTCTGCAGTCCATCGTGGGCGCTGCGTTCGATACTGCCCATCGACGTTGCCGATTCACTCACAATCA
The sequence above is drawn from the Mycobacterium marseillense genome and encodes:
- a CDS encoding acyl-CoA dehydrogenase is translated as MGHYIANVRDLEFNLFEVLDIGAVLGTGDYSELDEETVRTILAEAARLAEGPVAESFAFADRNPPEFDPAEHTISVPDELAKTVQAIKDAGWWRLMLAEEIGGMAAPPPLAWGVNEMIICANPSANFFCLGPLMAQALYIEGNEQQRHWAAEGVERGWAATMVLTEPDAGSDVGAGRAKAFEQPDGTWHIEGVKRFISGGDVGDTAENIFHLVLARPEGAGPGTKGLSLFYVPNYLFDPDTLELGSRNGVFVTGLEHKMGIKSSPTCELTFGATDVPAVGYLVGDVHRGIAQMFTVIEHARMTIGVKAAGTLSTGYLNALAFAKERVQGADLTQMSDKTAPRVTIIHHPDVRRSLMTQKAYAEGLRALYMYAAAHQDDAVAQRVSGADHDMAHRIDDLLLPIVKGVSSERAYEVLTESLQTLGGSGFLADYPLEQYIRDSKIDSLYEGTTAIQALDFFFRKIVRDRGEALQFLTTQIVASIDDCDEALKPVAQMLQTAYDDVTAMTGALTGYLMSAAQEPTDIYKVGLASVRFLLAVGDLLIGWRLLVQAGVAHRALADGAAGHDEPFYQGKVATATFFAKNMLPRLTALRAVVEAIDDEIMKVPEEAF
- a CDS encoding DUF5666 domain-containing protein, with translation MAGNSIQVTKEDNATAAVNFTSTTKITEAVPAGLPDVTQGSCVSVKPTEGSAPGQPVTAAKVKISESVNGVCPKPHESAPGGSSSTPPPGSPSPAPAKPAWVRGSVASVSGNTINLTGTDASGNTTQSTVTVDDKTKYTKQTTANTEAIAPGKCLSARGTMENGGALQATSIKLRQAVDGKCGKPKQPGQGG
- a CDS encoding DUF5666 domain-containing protein, with the protein product MKPRPTQIAIGAVIAFIALCVAMCDSPRDTSGSSAPPTVTAVPPSAAPSAVPPPAPPPQPPVGKDYVEGMVQSVTGGTIALRTRTGSATVDYTPETRVVQVTPAKLADVTPGSCVNVRATPQSAPTPGAITAQSVTVTASAEGKCPPPAGFYGTVASVSGNTIAVTGLGPGGPGAPTTVTVTDSTSYLRQTPSDAQAITNGKCLGANGTQDGGVLHAAMISLETCPPMGHPHHHLHLPHLPHIHL
- a CDS encoding cupin domain-containing protein, producing MLLGTGDSEPKSTIKVLQEVRSPSIPAGAQVMTVLINHPPDTHGYPPHRLPGGPGFGYMLAGEMVFELEGEAPRVLRAGDAFWGPGGDVIHYQDANNRTDIPCSFVLTLLCAPGKPLREWVTEEELEARKGLRVTG
- a CDS encoding SDR family oxidoreductase; translated protein: MKIVVIGGRGLIGSKVVSKLGALGHDVVIASRRSGVDALTGEGLANAVAGADVLVDVADSPVFDDEPVMHFFTTATANLLSAEQEAGVKHHVALSVVGAQSMPDSGYNTAKAAQENLIKASGRPYSIVRATPFYEFALGLGDSATDGEVVRLPHALFRPIAADDVATAVARAAVGAPSNGVTEIAGPEAMGMDDFVRAGLAASGDHRRVVTDARAPYFGAVIDDGTLAPDENATIFSTRYSDWIDARPAS
- a CDS encoding Rid family hydrolase, with the translated sequence MSKPEFFDTPGYGEIARTRNHYRQALRIGDRIEISGQGGWDANFALSVTSLEDEIDKACDNIEKTLAEAGATWGDVVNVHSYHVPTADDSIGSQHMSLMVDQFRKRLGERQPLWTALGVEALALPGQRVEIEVVAIAGFGSN
- a CDS encoding cupin domain-containing protein, translating into MATDILRPGGPPARSVGRSEGKSVFQGTIGVRHILDKLDAEGRFSVLEHPMSPRALGAPLHRHHNEDEYSWIIEGRVGALLGDEVLYGGPADFIFKPRGQWHTFWNAGDEPARILEIISPAGFEQFFDELTDLGGVDKISTESLDELCARYELEMDVDSVPELCKRFGVKFPGEPI
- a CDS encoding NAD(P)/FAD-dependent oxidoreductase; translated protein: MASVVIVGSGFTGFTCARHLAQILRRRHARVNITIISPVDYMLYTPLLPDVAGGVLDARFVAVPLANSLRGVHAVRGRVDGVNFQQQTLTYCDPEERSHSMSWDRLVLTPGSVTRLFDVPGLAKHARGLKTTAEALYLRDHFVEQLELANIEDDPRVAAARRTVVVVGASYSGTELVVQLRALADAAAKQMDFNPAEVRFLLLDLAEQVMPEVGKKLGEAAMKVLRRRGIDVRLGITLKEAHADHVVLSDDSRVDTRTIAWVTGVTGAPLVEHLGLPTEKGRITVQPDLQVPDHPDVFAAGDAAAVPDLTQPGKITPPTAQHATRQGKALARNVAASLGYGNPKQYKHRNLGLVVDLGPRYAVANPLNIHLSGLPAKLVTRSYHLYAIPRGVNRWAVSLAYLTDLLFTRSVVSIGLSSEDDAEFTASEGIPMPKTG
- a CDS encoding GNAT family N-acetyltransferase — translated: MSESATSMGSIERSAHDGLQTIITDNAQDNRFEAAVDGQVIGRQPYRRYRAHIVLMATEVDAQWRDRGVSSAMINGVLTLIRGAGHTVIPRCKITADYILRHPEYRDLVADQYQGLLRPVSRPAPDSP